In Leptolyngbya sp. SIO1E4, one DNA window encodes the following:
- a CDS encoding efflux RND transporter periplasmic adaptor subunit: MRSLWGGVGRPFSSGHWKGAAVAACLLGLPGCAIWQQDDRGPQDVALAEEIVAIDAMTATTAPLEDEPIYTGTTQPYQQVSLRARVDGQVTLLAVDVGDQVTGGDAIARLDGDLLTVEVNQAAAEFQARQAEVAQARASVSDAQTALETARVQLQQAQADADRLTRLAAEGAVSVQEAEQAQLAVETGQQVLRSAEEQIRTRQEAVNAAEGRVSAQQAIIDQAQERLSFAMVRSPLTGVVLNRSVETGDYVESGDELLQIGNLSLIKVTIEVSDRELSRVSLGQSVEIQLDAFPDQVLPGKITRIAPAADAASRLIPAEITIPNDTGQVGSGLLARVRLQSPGGDRVTIPSSALELTEDAANPTLFVVNSSEGQEATVQARAVTVGRQVKDHVEILSGVSPEEMFVVRSSGPLIDGQTVRLSILSETP; this comes from the coding sequence ATGCGTTCCCTATGGGGTGGTGTGGGCAGACCGTTCTCTAGCGGTCATTGGAAAGGGGCAGCTGTCGCAGCTTGCCTGTTAGGATTGCCGGGCTGTGCCATCTGGCAACAGGACGACAGGGGGCCTCAGGATGTTGCCCTGGCGGAGGAAATTGTTGCCATCGATGCGATGACTGCCACAACCGCCCCCCTGGAAGATGAACCGATTTATACAGGCACAACTCAGCCTTATCAGCAAGTTTCCCTGCGGGCACGAGTAGACGGCCAGGTGACCCTGTTAGCGGTCGATGTGGGCGATCAGGTGACGGGGGGAGATGCGATCGCGCGGTTAGATGGTGACCTGCTCACGGTGGAAGTCAACCAGGCGGCAGCTGAGTTTCAGGCTCGGCAGGCCGAAGTGGCCCAGGCACGGGCATCCGTCAGCGATGCTCAAACCGCCTTAGAAACCGCTCGGGTACAGCTCCAGCAAGCTCAAGCAGACGCTGATCGGCTCACACGGCTCGCTGCTGAGGGGGCGGTTTCGGTGCAGGAGGCAGAGCAGGCCCAGTTAGCGGTAGAAACGGGCCAGCAGGTATTGCGGTCAGCAGAAGAGCAAATTCGCACCCGTCAGGAAGCCGTCAACGCCGCTGAGGGGCGCGTGAGTGCTCAGCAAGCGATCATTGACCAAGCCCAGGAGCGGTTGTCTTTTGCGATGGTGCGATCGCCCTTAACTGGGGTCGTACTGAACCGCTCAGTGGAAACGGGAGACTATGTAGAATCTGGGGATGAGCTGTTGCAGATTGGCAATTTGAGCCTGATTAAGGTGACCATTGAGGTTTCTGATCGCGAGTTATCTCGGGTGAGTTTGGGGCAGTCTGTGGAGATTCAGCTAGACGCGTTTCCCGATCAGGTTTTGCCTGGAAAAATCACACGCATTGCGCCCGCTGCTGATGCGGCCTCTCGCCTGATCCCGGCAGAGATTACGATCCCCAATGACACGGGGCAGGTGGGCAGTGGTCTGTTAGCTCGCGTTCGTTTGCAGTCTCCAGGGGGCGATCGTGTCACGATTCCGAGCAGCGCTTTGGAGCTGACGGAGGATGCCGCCAATCCTACCCTGTTTGTGGTGAATTCGTCAGAGGGGCAGGAGGCGACGGTGCAGGCCAGGGCTGTGACCGTAGGGCGGCAGGTGAAAGATCACGTCGAGATTCTTTCAGGGGTAAGCCCCGAGGAAATGTTTGTTGTGCGGAGCAGCGGCCCCCTGATTGATGGACAGACCGTGCGGCTCAGCATTTTGTCGGAAACGCCCTGA
- a CDS encoding FAD-binding oxidoreductase codes for MVSVNTRQTAHWLSHLPQSLQGLKAVDDRWQRLRQGNLTSPTAVTTASEALSTVDWDVVICGGTLGIMIGATLAQRGWRVAVLERGRLRGRDQEWNISRNELNNLVELGLLDQAELETAIATEYNPARIQFGDSDPLWVRDVLNIGVDPVYLLETLKQTFLAAGGTLVEQTAFQGAIVHPNGVCVETAETRFTTRLLIDAMGHFSPLLQQAREGSKPDGVCLVVGTCADGFQQNETGDLIVSFTPVRNQCQYFWEAFPARDGRTTYLFTYLDAHPDRLSLETLFDDYWALLPDYQGVDLSDLAVKRALFGFFPCYRHSPLPYPWGRMLPVGDSSGSQSPLSFGGFGAMIRHLSRLTAGIDDALRQDCLTARELSWLQPYQPNLSVTWLFQEAMRVGVNQSLPPDHINHTLGTIFGDMAALGDATLKPFLQDVVQFPALAKTLLSTSVKHPALVAKLLPQVGVGAIARWLPHYSALAGYTAMYPLAQAVAPWMKQLSEKQRYRYYRWVDALRYGTGSDYEG; via the coding sequence ATGGTTTCGGTAAACACTCGACAGACGGCCCATTGGCTATCCCATTTACCCCAAAGTCTCCAGGGGTTGAAGGCTGTAGACGATCGCTGGCAGCGCCTGCGTCAAGGCAACTTAACCTCGCCTACCGCTGTAACGACGGCATCTGAGGCACTTTCCACCGTTGATTGGGATGTCGTGATCTGTGGAGGCACCCTGGGGATTATGATCGGCGCGACCCTGGCCCAGCGGGGTTGGCGTGTGGCGGTTTTAGAGCGGGGAAGGTTACGGGGGCGCGACCAAGAATGGAATATCTCTCGCAACGAGTTAAATAATTTGGTGGAGTTGGGCCTGCTTGATCAGGCCGAGTTGGAAACCGCGATCGCCACTGAATATAATCCCGCGCGCATTCAATTTGGGGATAGCGACCCGCTTTGGGTTCGTGACGTGTTGAATATTGGGGTTGACCCGGTTTATTTACTGGAAACCCTCAAGCAAACTTTCCTGGCGGCTGGGGGGACATTGGTCGAGCAGACTGCCTTTCAAGGGGCGATCGTGCACCCCAATGGGGTCTGTGTTGAAACGGCAGAAACTCGCTTCACGACCCGGCTGCTGATTGATGCTATGGGGCATTTTTCACCGCTGTTACAGCAGGCCCGTGAAGGGAGTAAACCAGATGGGGTTTGTCTGGTGGTTGGTACCTGTGCTGACGGGTTTCAACAGAATGAAACGGGCGACTTAATTGTGTCTTTCACGCCGGTACGTAATCAGTGTCAGTACTTTTGGGAGGCGTTTCCTGCGCGGGATGGTCGTACCACCTATCTCTTTACCTATTTGGATGCGCACCCCGATCGCCTCAGTTTGGAAACGTTGTTTGATGACTATTGGGCTTTGTTGCCGGACTATCAGGGGGTAGATCTCTCAGATCTGGCGGTGAAACGGGCCTTGTTTGGCTTTTTCCCCTGCTATCGCCATAGCCCCTTGCCGTACCCTTGGGGGCGCATGTTGCCGGTGGGAGACAGCAGTGGCAGTCAGTCGCCGCTCAGCTTTGGCGGCTTCGGGGCGATGATTCGCCATTTGTCTCGATTAACCGCAGGCATCGATGACGCCTTGCGGCAGGATTGTTTGACGGCGCGGGAACTGAGTTGGCTGCAGCCTTACCAACCTAATTTGTCGGTCACCTGGCTGTTTCAAGAAGCCATGCGAGTGGGGGTTAATCAATCGCTTCCCCCCGATCACATCAATCACACCTTAGGCACCATCTTTGGGGATATGGCGGCTCTGGGAGACGCTACCCTCAAGCCATTTCTGCAGGACGTTGTGCAGTTTCCGGCCCTGGCAAAAACGCTGCTGAGTACGTCTGTTAAACATCCGGCATTGGTCGCTAAATTGTTGCCTCAAGTCGGTGTGGGGGCGATCGCCCGCTGGCTGCCTCACTACAGTGCCCTAGCGGGCTATACGGCGATGTATCCCCTTGCCCAAGCAGTGGCGCCCTGGATGAAGCAACTATCGGAAAAGCAGCGGTATCGGTACTATCGTTGGGTGGATGCATTACGGTACGGAACCGGCAGCGACTACGAAGGATAG
- a CDS encoding NifU family protein, whose product MQTLALTNDNVETVLDEMRPYLMADGGNVELVEIDGPVVRLRLQGACGSCPSSTMTLRMGIERRLREFIPEIAEVEQVV is encoded by the coding sequence ATGCAAACCTTGGCGCTGACCAACGACAACGTAGAAACCGTTTTAGATGAGATGCGACCTTATCTCATGGCAGACGGTGGCAATGTTGAACTTGTAGAAATCGATGGCCCGGTGGTGCGTCTGCGCCTCCAGGGGGCTTGCGGCTCTTGCCCTAGCTCCACCATGACCTTGCGCATGGGGATTGAGCGACGCCTCCGTGAGTTTATTCCCGAAATCGCTGAAGTTGAGCAGGTTGTCTAG
- a CDS encoding tetratricopeptide repeat protein: MSQSLARDRFCQEIQQPDDAINLAAAALYIAQEEYPDLDSQAYLHQLDTMALQLRDRLPEEAYPLKTIRAINEYLFESQGFAGNSQDYYDPRNSFLNQVLDRRTGIPITLSLVYLELARRIGFPMAGVGMPGHFLVRPTVEEMAIFVDAFHKGEIMFEEDCRDRIKTVYGQTARLHTGHLDPIGPRAFLARILMNLKVIYLQQQDISRAFAVIDRILLLLPDSLLERRDRGLLYYRQGKLGEAREDLKYYLLNHPDAQDSFEIQQVISQINQTLQE; the protein is encoded by the coding sequence ATGAGCCAGTCTTTAGCCCGCGATCGCTTTTGCCAAGAAATTCAGCAGCCCGACGACGCGATCAATTTAGCCGCTGCTGCCCTCTACATTGCCCAGGAAGAATATCCTGATCTGGATAGTCAGGCCTACCTGCACCAGCTAGATACGATGGCGCTGCAGCTGCGCGATCGCCTACCGGAGGAAGCCTACCCCCTGAAAACCATTCGGGCAATTAATGAATACCTCTTTGAGTCGCAAGGGTTTGCGGGGAACAGTCAGGACTATTACGACCCCCGCAACAGCTTTTTGAACCAGGTGCTCGACCGACGAACGGGTATTCCCATTACCCTCTCACTGGTGTACTTAGAATTGGCGCGGCGCATTGGTTTCCCGATGGCGGGGGTGGGGATGCCCGGACACTTTTTGGTGCGGCCCACTGTGGAAGAAATGGCCATTTTCGTCGATGCCTTCCACAAGGGCGAAATTATGTTCGAGGAAGACTGTCGCGATCGCATCAAAACGGTTTACGGACAAACCGCCCGTTTGCATACGGGGCATTTAGACCCCATTGGGCCGCGTGCTTTCCTGGCGCGCATCTTGATGAATCTAAAAGTGATTTATTTGCAACAGCAAGATATTTCTCGCGCCTTTGCGGTGATTGATCGCATTTTGCTTTTGCTGCCCGACTCTTTGCTAGAACGGCGCGATCGGGGACTACTCTACTATCGCCAAGGAAAATTGGGCGAAGCCCGAGAAGATCTCAAGTATTACTTACTCAACCATCCTGATGCCCAAGATTCGTTTGAAATTCAGCAGGTAATTAGCCAAATCAACCAAACCCTGCAGGAGTGA
- a CDS encoding efflux RND transporter permease subunit, with the protein MSAVTSSTSISTVAIRRHIGVLVLAVAVIVMGIFFIPRLPVDLLPSITYPRIGVRLDAPGVSPEVAVDEITRPLEQGLAATEGVVQIYSQTREGRISIDLFFEPGGDINQALNDATAALNRARDGLPDTVGEPRLFKFDPSQLPVYEMALTSQSLAGSDLRIFADEELARELNTLPGVASVDVSGGVQEEIQVNIDPNRLQGLGLGLTDVLAALADRNQDTSGGRIRGETSETLTRVVGRFSRAEDIRALQFEVGDPARPQQVYLRDFAEVVDGIEEQRVFVSLNGAPAVKVSVQKQPDANTVSVVRAVKNRIAELEAGGLIPDDMVRSVTLDESVFIRNAIRNVAIAGLTGASLAAIAVLFFLGSLRQTLIITLAIPLATLTAIVLMGVFGLSLNVFSLGGLALGVGIVVDNSIVMLENIAQGTEPPSRTGNGNGNGTTTPPPRDDIITQAEQSSRQLESALLASTTTNLVSVLPFLLIGGFISLLFNELILTISFAVAASLVVALTIVPTSAARLLALPISSGIQNFGPIRQFDRRLKGLTHQYQRLLSRVLSRRLGVIAIAVLVLGGSSLWMVSRIPQEILPRIDTGQARLFAQFPPGTTLTNNRKVMDAVDELLLSQPETEYVFTTAGGFLFASITSANALRGSGTITLKPGTPVETFVSRISQAFNDLNLVDIRLRLSPESVRGLILSNSPVRGADIDIILQSADNAALQQAGRQLLQVLDAQATLASFRPDADPPQPETQIRPDWERAADLGLSAQAIGNTVQTLIDGSVPTQLQRGDRLVDIRVQLPEDALDNPTQLRQLPLYTAAGQRVRLGDLAQVELGRAPGEIQRINQRGVFILAGSLSEGATLGEAIQEVDQILATVDLPAGVTILPSSSAETNRAIQAALVTLGGLATFLVFTVMAVQYNSLIDPLIIMLTVPLALAGGILGLFITQTAIGATVIVGAVLLVGIVVNNAIILVELANQIHQATGCDRTTAILKAAPQRLRPILMTTVTTVLGLFPLALGIGDGSEFLQPMGIVVFSGLSLATLLTLFMIPCFYTLLHDPWGSDGFNSKLKHMGLTYWPPKSPNSGGL; encoded by the coding sequence ATGAGTGCTGTGACATCTTCAACCAGCATCAGTACCGTAGCGATTCGCCGTCACATTGGCGTTTTGGTGCTAGCCGTAGCCGTCATTGTGATGGGGATATTTTTCATCCCTCGGCTCCCAGTCGATTTGCTGCCGTCCATCACCTATCCCCGCATTGGCGTCCGGTTAGATGCCCCTGGGGTATCACCAGAAGTCGCGGTGGATGAAATTACTCGACCGCTGGAACAAGGTTTAGCTGCGACTGAAGGCGTCGTACAAATCTATTCTCAAACGCGGGAAGGGCGCATCAGCATCGACCTTTTTTTTGAGCCTGGCGGCGATATTAACCAGGCATTAAATGACGCCACAGCCGCGTTGAATCGGGCGCGGGATGGCTTGCCTGACACCGTTGGCGAGCCCCGACTCTTTAAGTTTGATCCGTCACAACTGCCGGTGTATGAGATGGCACTCACCTCCCAGTCTTTAGCGGGAAGTGACTTGCGCATCTTTGCTGATGAGGAGCTGGCACGCGAGTTAAATACTCTTCCAGGTGTGGCCAGTGTGGATGTCTCTGGCGGTGTCCAAGAAGAGATTCAGGTCAATATCGACCCCAATCGATTGCAGGGGCTGGGGCTGGGGCTGACGGATGTGTTAGCGGCACTGGCAGACCGGAACCAGGACACTTCAGGGGGGCGCATCCGAGGGGAGACATCAGAAACGCTAACGCGCGTGGTTGGACGCTTTAGCCGCGCTGAAGACATTCGCGCCCTACAGTTTGAGGTCGGCGACCCAGCACGCCCCCAACAGGTCTATTTGCGGGACTTTGCTGAAGTGGTCGATGGCATAGAAGAACAGCGGGTATTTGTCTCACTGAATGGCGCACCTGCAGTCAAAGTGAGCGTGCAAAAGCAACCCGATGCCAACACCGTTTCTGTCGTCAGGGCAGTTAAAAACCGCATTGCAGAATTAGAGGCGGGTGGCCTCATCCCTGATGACATGGTGAGGAGCGTCACGCTAGATGAGTCCGTCTTTATTCGAAATGCCATTCGCAATGTGGCGATAGCTGGACTCACCGGAGCATCTCTGGCGGCGATCGCGGTGTTGTTTTTCCTGGGGTCTTTGCGCCAGACCCTGATTATTACCCTGGCAATTCCGCTAGCGACGCTGACGGCGATTGTTTTAATGGGGGTGTTTGGCCTTTCCCTCAATGTGTTTAGTTTGGGCGGCTTGGCCCTTGGCGTTGGCATTGTGGTAGACAATTCCATCGTGATGTTGGAGAACATTGCCCAAGGAACTGAGCCCCCCTCACGCACCGGCAATGGCAATGGCAATGGCACCACCACTCCGCCGCCAAGAGACGACATCATCACCCAGGCAGAGCAGAGCAGTCGCCAGTTAGAGTCAGCCCTGCTGGCCTCAACCACCACGAACCTGGTGTCGGTTTTACCCTTTTTGCTCATTGGCGGGTTTATCTCCCTGCTGTTCAACGAGCTGATTTTGACCATTAGCTTTGCCGTGGCGGCATCTTTGGTGGTGGCATTAACCATTGTCCCCACGTCGGCGGCGCGCCTGTTAGCCTTGCCAATTTCCAGCGGCATCCAGAATTTTGGGCCGATTCGGCAGTTTGATCGACGGTTGAAGGGGTTAACGCATCAATACCAGCGACTCTTAAGCAGGGTTCTCAGTCGTCGGCTTGGGGTGATTGCGATCGCAGTTCTTGTCTTAGGCGGCAGCAGCCTTTGGATGGTGAGCCGCATTCCCCAAGAAATTTTGCCGCGCATTGATACTGGGCAGGCAAGGCTCTTTGCTCAATTTCCCCCCGGTACCACCCTGACAAATAATCGAAAAGTCATGGATGCCGTCGATGAACTGCTGTTATCCCAACCAGAAACGGAGTATGTGTTCACAACAGCAGGAGGGTTTCTGTTTGCCAGCATCACCAGCGCCAATGCCCTCCGCGGTTCGGGCACCATCACCCTGAAGCCAGGCACCCCAGTGGAAACGTTTGTCAGCCGCATCAGTCAGGCCTTTAACGACCTGAATTTGGTAGACATTCGCCTGCGGCTGTCGCCTGAATCTGTCAGGGGGTTGATTCTCAGTAACTCCCCAGTGCGAGGGGCTGACATTGATATCATCCTGCAAAGTGCCGATAACGCCGCTCTGCAACAGGCTGGGCGGCAACTCCTGCAAGTTTTGGACGCACAGGCAACACTGGCCAGTTTTCGTCCTGATGCTGATCCGCCTCAGCCAGAAACTCAAATTCGCCCCGACTGGGAACGAGCGGCAGACTTGGGGTTATCGGCTCAGGCCATTGGTAACACAGTGCAAACGCTCATCGATGGGTCGGTGCCGACTCAGCTACAGCGGGGCGATCGCCTGGTTGATATTCGCGTCCAGCTGCCGGAAGACGCCCTCGATAACCCCACCCAACTGCGCCAACTTCCCCTCTATACGGCGGCAGGTCAGCGGGTGCGGTTAGGAGATCTAGCCCAGGTAGAACTGGGCCGCGCCCCTGGTGAGATTCAGCGGATTAACCAGCGCGGCGTTTTCATTTTGGCCGGTAGCTTGAGTGAAGGCGCCACCCTGGGGGAAGCCATTCAAGAGGTCGATCAAATCCTGGCAACCGTTGACCTCCCAGCCGGAGTGACGATTTTGCCCAGTTCTAGCGCCGAGACTAATCGAGCGATTCAGGCTGCTTTGGTGACGTTGGGAGGGTTAGCGACGTTTCTGGTATTCACCGTCATGGCAGTGCAGTACAACTCGTTAATCGACCCGCTGATTATCATGCTGACGGTTCCGCTGGCATTAGCCGGTGGGATTTTGGGCCTATTCATCACGCAAACGGCGATCGGGGCGACGGTCATTGTTGGGGCGGTGCTGCTGGTCGGTATTGTAGTGAACAACGCCATCATCTTGGTGGAGTTAGCCAACCAAATTCATCAGGCCACTGGGTGCGATCGCACGACCGCTATCCTCAAAGCTGCCCCTCAGCGCCTGCGCCCTATTTTGATGACCACCGTCACCACGGTACTTGGCTTATTTCCTTTGGCCCTTGGCATCGGGGATGGCTCAGAATTCTTGCAGCCCATGGGTATCGTGGTCTTTTCGGGACTGTCCCTGGCAACGCTGCTCACCCTGTTCATGATTCCCTGCTTCTACACGCTCCTCCATGATCCCTGGGGCAGCGATGGTTTCAATTCCAAACTCAAACATATGGGACTGACGTATTGGCCTCCTAAATCTCCCAACTCCGGGGGACTTTGA
- a CDS encoding TIGR00341 family protein: MLDPRAWIQNFWKWIQNFWKKYFSSGRRVSPQALKYLAESLLEESTAERNFIILILGSCIIATLGLLANSTAVIIGAMLIAPLMLPIRGLSFGILEADRDLIRAGIRAVGIGTGLAITISMLLGISVNLSDYGSEVWSRSRPNLLDLGIAIAAGGLAGFAKIETKVSNSLAGTAIAVALMPPLCVVGLWLAQFELREAFGALLLYVTNLMGITLACMVAFWGAGYSPFNRARRPLGLTFAVTTLLFFPLGYTSYQLIRQDRLEANLQRALLDKTITFQQLRLVSMETDWLQSPPQVTLTVYANSPVTPVQVGLLEQFVEREMGRPFRLIFEVGQLDEVTNTPVRSMGESHPGDNPSTWQDN; this comes from the coding sequence ATGCTAGATCCGAGAGCGTGGATTCAAAATTTTTGGAAGTGGATTCAAAATTTTTGGAAAAAGTACTTTTCTTCAGGGCGGCGCGTTTCTCCTCAGGCGCTTAAGTACTTGGCTGAAAGCCTGCTGGAAGAATCCACGGCTGAACGCAATTTCATCATCTTGATCTTAGGGTCCTGCATCATTGCCACATTGGGGCTGCTGGCTAATAGTACTGCTGTCATCATTGGAGCCATGCTGATTGCCCCGTTGATGTTGCCCATTCGGGGGCTTTCCTTCGGTATTTTGGAAGCGGATCGCGACCTGATTCGTGCGGGTATTCGCGCCGTCGGTATTGGTACCGGGCTCGCGATCACGATCTCCATGCTCTTAGGGATTTCTGTCAACCTCTCAGACTACGGCAGTGAGGTGTGGAGCCGATCGCGGCCGAACCTTTTAGATTTAGGTATTGCAATTGCTGCAGGGGGCCTGGCAGGGTTTGCCAAGATTGAAACAAAAGTGTCGAACTCCCTGGCTGGAACTGCGATCGCAGTAGCGTTGATGCCGCCCTTGTGCGTGGTTGGCCTATGGCTGGCTCAGTTTGAGCTGCGAGAAGCCTTTGGAGCGCTCTTGCTCTATGTAACCAACCTCATGGGCATTACCCTGGCCTGCATGGTGGCCTTTTGGGGGGCCGGTTACTCTCCCTTCAATCGAGCCCGGCGGCCACTGGGCTTAACCTTTGCCGTCACGACACTCCTGTTTTTTCCGTTGGGATACACCAGCTATCAGCTGATTCGGCAAGATCGGTTGGAAGCTAACCTGCAGCGCGCTTTATTAGATAAAACCATCACCTTTCAACAGTTACGGCTAGTCTCTATGGAAACTGACTGGCTGCAGTCTCCCCCGCAAGTCACCTTGACCGTATATGCCAATTCTCCCGTCACCCCAGTGCAGGTTGGCCTCTTAGAACAGTTTGTAGAACGGGAAATGGGACGCCCCTTTCGGCTCATTTTTGAAGTGGGGCAGCTAGATGAAGTGACCAATACTCCTGTCCGCTCTATGGGGGAGAGTCATCCAGGTGATAATCCCTCAACCTGGCAAGATAACTAA
- a CDS encoding peroxiredoxin — protein sequence MKLSRRSWFMRLFAWGLALLAWSAAAPTAQALGGPQPAIGEPAPTFSLPTNSGDGEISLSDYQGHWVVLYFYPQDFTSGCTLEAKRFQQSLDDYQALNAQIIGVSADDVASHESFCDAEGLVFPLLSDETGQVSRAYGSWLTGRSLRHTYLIDPDGILRERFLGVRPAIHSQEVLMTLEDLQKTV from the coding sequence ATGAAATTATCTCGTCGTAGCTGGTTTATGCGGCTGTTTGCCTGGGGGTTAGCCCTTTTAGCCTGGAGTGCGGCAGCGCCTACCGCTCAGGCTCTGGGAGGCCCACAGCCTGCCATTGGCGAACCAGCCCCTACCTTTAGCCTACCGACCAATTCTGGGGATGGAGAAATCTCCCTGAGTGACTATCAAGGCCACTGGGTTGTGCTTTACTTCTATCCCCAAGACTTTACGTCTGGCTGCACCTTAGAAGCAAAACGGTTTCAGCAAAGCCTGGATGATTACCAAGCCTTAAATGCTCAGATCATCGGGGTGAGTGCCGATGATGTAGCCTCCCACGAAAGTTTTTGCGACGCTGAGGGGCTAGTGTTCCCACTGCTGTCCGATGAAACCGGACAGGTCAGTCGTGCCTACGGTTCCTGGCTGACAGGTCGTTCCTTACGCCACACCTATCTGATTGATCCAGACGGTATTCTCCGCGAACGCTTCCTGGGTGTCCGCCCTGCCATCCACAGCCAAGAGGTTTTGATGACCTTAGAAGACTTGCAGAAGACTGTTTAG
- the panB gene encoding 3-methyl-2-oxobutanoate hydroxymethyltransferase, with amino-acid sequence MTRITIQDVWSYKARKERFAMLTAYDYPTAAALDKAGIPLLLVGDTLGIFVQGHDTTIPVTMNAMVYHCEIVVRATRRALVLGDLPFGSYHTIGEGIQNAGRLMKEAGVQAVKLEGRHDELVRHLTKVGIPVMGHLGLTPQAYHQLGGNKVQARTTAAAETLVQDALALESAGVFAMLLEAIPSVVAREVTAALKVPTIGIGAGPDCDGQVLVSADMLGLHTGHSPRFVKRYAQLEESITAAAGLFAEEVRSGIYPSADHSYNWALK; translated from the coding sequence ATGACCCGCATCACCATTCAGGACGTATGGTCTTACAAAGCTCGCAAGGAACGGTTCGCGATGCTGACGGCGTACGATTATCCGACCGCTGCCGCCTTAGACAAAGCGGGGATTCCATTGCTCCTGGTTGGGGATACATTAGGCATTTTTGTGCAAGGCCATGACACGACGATTCCGGTCACCATGAACGCGATGGTGTATCACTGTGAAATCGTGGTTCGTGCTACACGGCGGGCACTGGTCTTGGGTGATCTTCCCTTCGGGTCTTATCACACGATTGGGGAGGGCATTCAAAACGCTGGAAGGCTGATGAAGGAGGCCGGTGTTCAGGCTGTAAAGCTAGAAGGTCGGCATGACGAACTCGTCAGGCACCTCACCAAAGTGGGGATTCCGGTGATGGGGCACTTGGGCCTGACCCCGCAGGCTTATCATCAGCTGGGCGGAAACAAGGTTCAGGCTAGGACAACGGCTGCGGCTGAAACGCTGGTTCAAGATGCGCTGGCATTGGAGAGCGCGGGTGTTTTCGCGATGCTTCTAGAGGCGATTCCCAGCGTCGTCGCCAGGGAGGTGACAGCTGCCCTGAAGGTTCCTACCATTGGCATCGGAGCTGGCCCTGACTGCGATGGTCAGGTTCTTGTCTCAGCTGACATGCTGGGTCTTCATACCGGTCACTCTCCCAGGTTTGTCAAGCGCTATGCGCAGTTGGAGGAAAGTATCACCGCAGCAGCAGGGCTCTTTGCTGAAGAAGTCCGGAGTGGCATTTACCCTAGCGCCGACCATTCTTACAACTGGGCATTGAAGTAG